One window of the Sparus aurata chromosome 7, fSpaAur1.1, whole genome shotgun sequence genome contains the following:
- the LOC115584999 gene encoding galactose-specific lectin nattectin-like, with the protein MASALPLVVLLCLAVGQLDVSAAAACPSGWSLSGSRCFIVETRKLTMADAERNCIALGGNLASIHNINDYNWIRGLVKKAFGSDVHAWIGLSDAIEDGKWLWTDGSRFVFSRWGRGEPNNYGGQREDCTHINFRGDYWNDEPCTMKYASVCVGGR; encoded by the exons ATGGCGTCAGCTCTTCCTCTCGTTGTGCTCCTCTGTTTGGCCGTTGGACAGTTGGAC gtgtctgctgctgcag CCTGTCCTTCTGGTTGGTCTCTGTCTGGCTCGCGCTGTTTCATTGTTGAAACCAGAAAACTGACGATGGCTGATGCAGAG CGCAACTGCATTGCTCTTGGTGGGAACCTGGCATCAATCCACAACATCAATGATTACAACTGGATCAGGGGACTGGTTAAAAAAGCCTTTGGCTCTGATGTGCATGCCTGGATCGGGCTGTCTGATGCAATTGAG GACGGAAAGTGGCTGTGGACTGATGGGTCGAGGTTTGTCTTCAGTCGCTGGGGTCGTGGGGAGCCCAACAACTACGGTGGACAAAGAGAAGACTGTACCCACATCAACTTCAGAG ggGACTATTGGAATGATGAACCATGTACCATGAAGTATGCTTCTGTTTGTGTGGGGGGACGTTGA
- the LOC115585347 gene encoding galactose-specific lectin nattectin-like, protein MASALPLVVLLCLVVGQLDVSAAAACPSGWSLFGSRCFIVQTNKLTMADAERNCIALGGNLASIHNINDYNWIRGLVKKAFGSDARAWIGLSDAIEDGKWLWTDGSRFVFSRWGRGEPNNHLGQREDCTHINFRGEYWNDEPCTMKYASVCVGGR, encoded by the exons ATGGCATCAGCTCTTCCTCTCGTTGTGCTCCTCTGTTTGGTCGTTGGACAGTTGGAC gtgtctgctgctgcag CCTGTCCTTCTGGTTGGTCTCTGTTTGGCTCGCGCTGTTTCATCGTTCAAACCAACAAACTGACGATGGCTGATGCAGAG CGCAACTGCATTGCTCTTGGTGGGAACCTGGCATCAATCCACAACATCAATGATTACAACTGGATCAGGGGACTGGTTAAAAAAGCCTTTGGCTCTGATGCGCGGGCCTGGATCGGGCTGTCTGATGCAATTGAG GACGGAAAGTGGCTGTGGACTGATGGGTCGAGGTTTGTCTTCAGTCGCTGGGGTCGTGGGGAGCCCAACAACCACTTAGGACAAAGAGAAGACTGTACCCACATCAACTTCAGAG GGGAGTATTGGAATGATGAACCATGTACCATGAAGTATGCTTCTGTTTGTGTGGGGGGACGTTGa